The proteins below come from a single Synechococcus sp. WH 8101 genomic window:
- the speB gene encoding agmatinase, which yields MTDHTRFDTDGAIYMGSRRDPGGCRVGLFGVPYDGTTSFRPGTRFGPAAIREVSSGLETYCPQLDLDLEAMAFADLGAVEIPVGDPEPVVEAVKQATDTVLALGLKPLMLGGEHSISSGAVAAVADKHPDLALVQLDAHADLRHDWLGAHHSHACAMRRCLEVLPSQQLLQMAIRSGTREEFLELRQTGRLIARERMLEALQPLRGIPLYLTVDLDWFDPAVMAGTGTPEPGGFLWSDFAELVAELRHHNLVAADVVELAPQLDPSGVSSVLASKVVRSLLMLLHQ from the coding sequence ATGACCGACCACACACGCTTCGACACCGACGGCGCCATCTACATGGGCTCCAGGCGCGACCCTGGCGGCTGCCGCGTCGGCCTGTTCGGTGTGCCCTACGACGGCACCACCTCCTTCCGCCCCGGCACCCGCTTCGGGCCGGCCGCCATTCGGGAGGTGAGTTCGGGCCTGGAAACCTATTGCCCCCAACTGGATCTGGACCTGGAGGCCATGGCCTTCGCCGATCTGGGTGCTGTCGAGATTCCCGTCGGCGATCCGGAACCGGTGGTGGAGGCGGTCAAGCAGGCCACCGACACCGTGCTCGCCCTAGGGCTCAAACCGCTGATGCTCGGCGGTGAGCACTCGATCAGTTCCGGCGCCGTGGCGGCGGTGGCGGACAAGCATCCCGATCTGGCACTGGTGCAGCTCGATGCCCACGCCGATCTGCGCCACGACTGGCTGGGTGCCCACCACAGCCATGCCTGCGCCATGCGCCGCTGCCTCGAGGTGCTGCCGAGTCAGCAGCTGCTGCAGATGGCCATCCGCAGTGGCACCCGTGAGGAGTTCCTGGAGCTCCGTCAGACCGGCCGACTGATCGCCCGCGAGCGGATGCTCGAGGCCCTACAACCGCTGCGGGGGATTCCCCTCTATCTCACTGTCGATCTCGACTGGTTTGATCCAGCGGTGATGGCCGGCACCGGAACCCCTGAACCCGGCGGCTTCCTCTGGAGCGACTTCGCCGAGCTGGTGGCGGAACTGCGTCACCACAACCTGGTGGCCGCCGATGTGGTGGAACTGGCTCCCCAGCTGGATCCCTCGGGCGTGAGCAGCGTGCTGGCGAGCAAAGTGGTGCGCAGCTTGCTCATGCTGCTGCATCAGTAG